In one window of Skermanella rosea DNA:
- a CDS encoding acetoin utilization protein AcuC, producing MLNQPQPAQSQPAQSEPIGPLFIGSEIYRASTYGKKHPLAIPRVSTAIDLSRAMGWLDHRDYLDSPRATPDQLARFHDRTYIETVRRAEAEQRLDPEARDRYNIGRLENPIFAEVFRRPATASGGSILAGRLLAEHEGVIYNPAGGTHHGLRDRASGFCYFNDPVLAILTMLDGGLRRVYYADLDAHHGDGVEYAFADDDRVLTVSVHEGTRWPFTGKVGDRAGGMARNLPVPVEFNDSELDYILENALMPLGRCFAPDAVVIQCGADALADDPLSRLELSNRALWNAVRSLATLAPRVLVLGGGGYNPWSVGRCWTGVWATLNGIDPDVPVTQDAEEVLRALTWSRRQGQNPPEHWFTTIADAPRPGPVRDEIRQVVDAVMS from the coding sequence ATGTTGAACCAGCCCCAGCCCGCCCAGTCCCAGCCCGCCCAGTCCGAGCCCATCGGCCCGCTCTTCATCGGAAGCGAGATCTACCGGGCCTCCACCTATGGCAAGAAGCACCCGCTCGCGATCCCGCGGGTCTCCACCGCGATCGACCTTTCCCGCGCCATGGGATGGCTGGACCACCGGGACTATCTGGACAGCCCCAGGGCGACCCCCGACCAGCTCGCCCGTTTTCACGACCGGACATATATAGAGACGGTCCGCCGGGCCGAGGCGGAGCAGCGGCTCGATCCGGAGGCGCGCGACCGCTACAATATCGGCCGGCTGGAGAACCCGATCTTCGCCGAGGTCTTCCGCCGTCCCGCCACGGCGTCGGGCGGCTCGATCCTGGCCGGCCGGCTGCTGGCCGAGCACGAAGGGGTGATCTACAACCCCGCGGGCGGGACCCACCACGGCCTGCGCGACCGGGCCAGCGGCTTCTGCTACTTCAACGACCCGGTGCTCGCGATCCTGACCATGCTCGACGGCGGCCTGCGCCGCGTCTATTACGCGGACCTGGACGCCCATCACGGCGACGGGGTGGAATATGCCTTCGCCGACGACGACCGGGTGCTGACCGTGTCGGTCCACGAGGGCACCCGCTGGCCCTTCACCGGCAAGGTCGGCGACCGGGCCGGCGGCATGGCCCGCAACCTGCCGGTCCCGGTGGAGTTCAACGACTCCGAACTGGACTACATCCTGGAGAACGCCCTGATGCCGCTGGGCCGGTGCTTCGCCCCCGACGCCGTGGTGATCCAGTGCGGCGCCGACGCCCTGGCCGACGACCCGCTGAGCCGGCTGGAACTGTCCAACCGCGCCCTGTGGAACGCCGTCCGCTCGCTTGCGACCCTCGCTCCCCGGGTCCTGGTCCTGGGCGGCGGCGGCTACAATCCGTGGTCGGTCGGCCGCTGCTGGACCGGGGTCTGGGCCACCCTCAACGGCATCGACCCGGACGTTCCGGTGACTCAGGACGCCGAGGAGGTGCTGCGCGCCCTGACCTGGAGCCGCCGCCAGGGCCAGAACCCGCCGGAACACTGGTTCACCACCATCGCCGACGCCCCGAGGCCCGGCCCGGTGCGCGACGAGATCCGGCAGGTCGTGGACGCGGTCATGTCCTGA
- a CDS encoding ETC complex I subunit has protein sequence MQVRIYQPSKSTMQSGRGKMGDWVLEYEIATPRRAEPLMGWISSGDTLNQVRLKFPTKDDAVAFAERKGWEYMVQDAHQRRVRPRNYADNFRPDRVR, from the coding sequence ATGCAGGTGCGTATCTATCAGCCCAGCAAGTCGACCATGCAGTCCGGTCGCGGCAAGATGGGTGACTGGGTCCTGGAATACGAGATCGCGACCCCGCGGCGCGCCGAGCCCCTGATGGGCTGGATCTCGTCCGGCGACACCCTCAACCAGGTTCGCCTGAAGTTCCCGACCAAGGACGACGCCGTCGCGTTCGCCGAGCGCAAGGGCTGGGAATACATGGTCCAGGACGCCCACCAGCGCCGCGTCCGCCCGCGCAACTACGCCGACAATTTCCGCCCCGACCGCGTCCGCTGA
- a CDS encoding O-methyltransferase, giving the protein MTQQSMFLPPAIHQYILDNSLREPPVLTRLRAETASLTQGYYQIAPEEGQMLTLVLELLRARRTLDIGVFTGYSATVAALALPPEGRVVACDVSVEWTDVARRYWAEAGVADKIDLRLAPATETLAALIGEGAAGSFDFALIDADKELYPTYYEQALTLVRPGGVIAIDNTLWRGTVADPQATKPKTETFRAFNAFVHADERVTQVLLPLGDGLTLARKRP; this is encoded by the coding sequence GTGACCCAGCAATCCATGTTCCTGCCGCCGGCGATCCACCAGTACATCCTGGACAATTCGCTGCGGGAGCCGCCGGTGCTGACCCGGCTGCGCGCCGAGACGGCCAGCCTGACCCAGGGCTATTACCAGATAGCGCCGGAGGAAGGGCAGATGCTGACCCTGGTGCTGGAACTGCTCAGGGCGCGGCGGACGCTCGATATCGGCGTGTTCACCGGCTACAGCGCCACGGTGGCGGCCCTGGCGCTGCCGCCCGAAGGCCGGGTGGTGGCCTGCGACGTCAGCGTGGAATGGACCGACGTGGCGCGGCGCTACTGGGCGGAGGCCGGAGTCGCCGACAAGATCGACCTGCGGCTGGCCCCGGCGACGGAGACGCTTGCGGCCCTGATCGGCGAGGGAGCGGCGGGCAGCTTCGACTTCGCGCTGATCGACGCGGACAAGGAGCTTTACCCGACCTATTACGAGCAGGCGCTGACCCTCGTCCGGCCGGGCGGCGTGATCGCGATCGACAACACGCTGTGGCGCGGCACGGTCGCCGATCCGCAAGCGACCAAGCCCAAGACCGAGACGTTCCGGGCGTTCAACGCCTTCGTCCATGCCGACGAGCGGGTGACCCAGGTGCTGCTGCCGCTGGGCGACGGGCTTACCCTGGCGCGCAAGCGCCCCTGA
- a CDS encoding ABC transporter substrate-binding protein produces MRTEASRRSFLKAGLAGLVLAAGLAASAPALAQDKLTVLLDWFVNPDHAPLYVAREMGYFRDAGLEVEMVAPADPNDPPKLVAAGRADLAVSYQPQLQMQAAEGLPLTRIGTLIATPLNTVVVLADGPVKSIADLKGRKVGYSVGGLEDALLGAMLENAGLKLSDVELVNVNFSLSPALLSGQVDAVVGAYRNFELNQLDIEGKAGRAFYPEEHGVPPYDELVIVANREKVADPRLPRFLDAVERGTLYLINHPDESWKLFVKANPELDDELNRRAWRDTLPRFAHSPGALDARRYERFAKFLKERELIGEVPRLADYAVELR; encoded by the coding sequence ATGCGTACCGAAGCATCGCGCCGATCATTCCTGAAGGCCGGACTGGCGGGGCTGGTCCTGGCGGCCGGCCTCGCCGCTTCGGCGCCGGCACTGGCCCAGGACAAGCTCACGGTCCTGCTGGACTGGTTCGTCAACCCCGACCATGCGCCGCTGTATGTGGCTCGGGAGATGGGTTACTTCCGCGACGCGGGGCTGGAGGTCGAGATGGTCGCCCCGGCCGACCCGAACGACCCGCCCAAGCTGGTCGCCGCCGGCCGGGCCGACCTGGCGGTATCCTACCAGCCGCAGCTCCAGATGCAGGCGGCCGAGGGCCTGCCGCTGACCCGGATCGGCACCCTGATCGCGACGCCGCTGAACACGGTGGTCGTGCTGGCGGACGGGCCGGTCAAGTCGATCGCGGACCTGAAGGGGCGCAAGGTCGGATACTCCGTCGGCGGGCTGGAGGACGCGCTGCTCGGCGCGATGCTGGAGAACGCCGGGCTGAAGCTGTCCGACGTGGAACTGGTCAACGTCAATTTCAGCCTGTCGCCGGCGCTGCTGTCGGGACAGGTCGACGCGGTGGTCGGGGCCTACCGGAACTTCGAATTGAACCAGCTCGACATCGAGGGCAAGGCCGGCCGCGCCTTCTATCCGGAGGAGCACGGTGTCCCGCCCTATGACGAGCTGGTCATCGTCGCCAACCGCGAGAAGGTCGCCGATCCCCGCCTTCCCCGCTTCCTGGACGCGGTCGAGCGCGGCACGCTGTACCTGATCAACCATCCGGACGAGTCGTGGAAGCTGTTCGTCAAGGCCAACCCCGAACTGGACGACGAGCTGAACCGGCGCGCCTGGCGCGACACCCTGCCCCGCTTCGCCCACAGCCCCGGGGCGCTCGACGCGAGGCGCTACGAGCGGTTCGCGAAGTTCCTGAAGGAGCGGGAGCTGATCGGGGAGGTGCCGAGGCTGGCCGACTACGCGGTCGAGCTTCGCTGA
- the dprA gene encoding DNA-processing protein DprA has translation MTQLRRALSDAERIDWLRLIRTENVGPVTFARLLERYDTATLALKALPDLARRGGRTAPLRICPKAEAEREIAVARKAEVRLIASCEPDYPLPLAMIEDAPPVIAVKGHAHLLSRRCIGMVGARNASTNGKRFADTMARELGAAGFVVVSGMARGIDTSAHLGSLDSGTVAVVAGGVDVIYPEENAALYARIAAQGAVVAECPMGTQPMARHFPRRNRIISGLSLGVVIIEATPKSGSLITARTAGEQGREVFAVPGSPLDPRSRGPNDLLRSGANFAEGAEDIIQAFAGVEAPKMREREPDLFSVAKPMHLDDASFEEIRDRLLECLGYTPVPVDELVRGCQLSASVVRSVLTELDLAGRVQHLPGNQVVLIQQ, from the coding sequence ATGACTCAACTGCGACGCGCACTCTCCGATGCCGAGCGGATCGACTGGCTGCGGCTGATCCGGACCGAGAATGTCGGCCCGGTCACCTTCGCCCGTCTGCTGGAACGCTACGACACCGCCACGCTGGCCCTGAAGGCGCTGCCCGACCTCGCCCGGCGGGGAGGCCGCACGGCACCGCTGCGCATCTGCCCCAAGGCGGAGGCCGAGCGGGAGATCGCGGTGGCCCGCAAGGCGGAGGTGCGGCTTATCGCCTCCTGCGAACCCGACTACCCCCTGCCGCTGGCCATGATCGAGGACGCGCCCCCGGTGATCGCGGTGAAGGGGCATGCCCATCTGCTGAGCCGCCGCTGCATCGGCATGGTCGGCGCCCGCAACGCCTCGACCAACGGCAAGCGCTTCGCCGACACGATGGCGCGCGAGCTGGGCGCGGCCGGGTTCGTCGTGGTTTCGGGCATGGCGCGCGGGATCGACACCAGCGCCCATCTGGGATCGCTGGATAGCGGCACGGTCGCTGTCGTGGCGGGCGGCGTGGACGTGATCTACCCGGAGGAGAACGCGGCGCTCTATGCCCGGATCGCCGCGCAGGGCGCCGTGGTGGCCGAATGCCCCATGGGCACCCAGCCCATGGCGCGGCACTTCCCCCGGCGGAACCGCATCATCTCCGGCCTGTCGCTGGGCGTGGTCATCATCGAGGCGACGCCCAAGTCGGGGTCGCTGATCACCGCGCGGACGGCGGGCGAACAGGGCCGCGAGGTCTTCGCCGTGCCGGGCTCGCCGCTGGATCCGCGCTCGCGCGGGCCCAACGACCTGCTGCGCAGCGGCGCCAATTTCGCCGAGGGCGCCGAGGACATCATCCAGGCCTTCGCGGGAGTCGAGGCGCCGAAGATGCGGGAGCGGGAACCGGACCTGTTCTCCGTCGCGAAGCCCATGCACCTGGATGATGCGAGCTTCGAGGAAATCCGCGACCGGCTGCTGGAATGCCTGGGTTATACGCCGGTCCCCGTTGACGAACTGGTCAGAGGGTGCCAATTGTCTGCGTCGGTAGTACGGAGCGTGCTGACTGAGCTTGACCTTGCCGGTCGGGTTCAGCATCTGCCCGGAAATCAGGTCGTCCTGATTCAGCAATAA
- a CDS encoding ABC transporter permease → MVRPLVTAAVLIAAWQALVWATGVPRFILPDPARVAVALWERAGLIGYHALFTMGEILGGLALGVVLGAATALTLSYFRPARRWLMPVLVFSQAIPVFALAPLLVLWLGYGMASKVAMATLIIYFPVTSAFFDGLRRTEPGWLDLARTMGGSRWTTLVRIRLPAALPAFASGLRVATAVAPIGAVVGEWVGASAGLGYLMLHANGRMQVDLMFAALLTLAAIAVALYFAVDALLRRALPWQRDKNPDEERD, encoded by the coding sequence ATGGTGCGCCCCCTGGTGACCGCGGCGGTCCTGATCGCCGCGTGGCAGGCGCTTGTCTGGGCGACCGGCGTGCCGCGATTCATCCTGCCCGATCCGGCGCGGGTGGCGGTGGCGCTGTGGGAGCGGGCCGGCCTGATCGGCTACCACGCCCTGTTCACGATGGGCGAGATCCTGGGCGGGCTGGCGCTCGGCGTCGTGCTGGGCGCCGCCACGGCGCTGACGCTCAGCTATTTCCGGCCGGCGCGCCGCTGGCTGATGCCGGTGCTGGTGTTCAGCCAAGCGATCCCGGTGTTCGCGCTGGCGCCGCTGCTGGTGCTGTGGCTGGGCTACGGCATGGCGTCCAAGGTCGCGATGGCGACCCTGATCATCTATTTCCCGGTCACCTCGGCCTTCTTCGACGGGCTGCGCCGGACCGAGCCGGGCTGGCTGGACCTGGCTCGGACCATGGGCGGGTCGCGCTGGACCACGCTGGTCCGGATCCGCCTGCCGGCAGCATTGCCCGCCTTCGCCTCCGGCCTGCGGGTCGCCACGGCGGTGGCGCCGATCGGCGCCGTGGTCGGCGAGTGGGTCGGGGCCTCGGCCGGGCTCGGATACCTGATGCTGCACGCCAACGGGCGCATGCAGGTGGACTTGATGTTCGCGGCCCTGCTGACCTTGGCCGCCATCGCGGTGGCGCTCTATTTCGCGGTGGACGCGCTGCTGCGCCGCGCCCTGCCGTGGCAACGGGACAAGAATCCAGACGAAGAGAGGGACTGA
- the topA gene encoding type I DNA topoisomerase, which produces MSGSNLVIVESPAKAKTINKYLGPDFTVLASFGHIRDLPPKDGSVRPEEDFAMSWELGDRSKRHVDEISRAIRGVDHVFLATDPDREGEAIAWHVQEVLREAKLLDKVDVRRVTFNEITKGAVLDAMKRPRDLNRELIEAYLARRALDYLVGFTLSPVLWRKLPGSRSAGRVQSVALRLICEREAEIEVFKPQEYWSIEVVFQTAGGAQVRARLTQLDGKRLDKFALGEAGVANAVVERLKPLSYAVHSVEHKQVKRNPYPPFTTSTLQQEASRKLGMGATRTMRVAQKLYEGVDIGGEAVGLITYMRTDGVQLSNDAIGQVRELIGSQYGGDYVPDSPRIYKSAAKNAQEAHEAIRPTDLLRRPEDVAHQLERDELRLYELIWKRTVASQMESAVLDQVAVDIASSDGKAVLRATGSVVLFDGFLRVYQEERDDSVDEKLAAEDEAEARLPPVKEGDAMKRGAVDAEQHFTQPPPRYTEASLVKKLEELGIGRPSTYASIMQVLQDRDYVELDKRRFVPQDRGRLVTAFLTSFFERYVEYNFTADLETKLDDVSGGRLDWKTVLRDFWKAFSAAVEGTKDLTITQVIDELDKDLGPHFFPNTAKDGTDPRVCPSCHAGRLGLKLSRNGAFIGCSNYPDCRYTRSLAVATGDEEADALADGPRELGDDPETGLPVSVRRGPYGAYVQLGPRREAAPPVEVAAPEPEPEAGAKKTKGKAKAKPKAEVEKPKRVSLPKGMSPTEIDLETALKLLALPRDVGPHPETKDMITAGIGRFGPYLKLGSTYKSLAPDDDVLTIGLNRAVVLLAEAKKGPAQVPGRALGDHPRDGKPVSLNNGRFGPYVKHGKLMASLPKAMVPNAEELTLQQAIELLDAKAAKDGGKAPAAKGKAAKAAPEEKTKDAEAAPAKKPAAKAAPKKAPAKKPATASKAAPAKPKARAVASGD; this is translated from the coding sequence TTGTCTGGCAGCAATCTAGTCATCGTCGAATCCCCGGCCAAAGCGAAGACGATCAACAAGTATCTTGGTCCGGACTTCACCGTTTTGGCCAGCTTCGGCCATATTCGGGATCTCCCGCCGAAGGACGGCTCCGTTCGTCCGGAGGAAGACTTCGCCATGTCCTGGGAACTGGGCGACCGGTCCAAGCGCCATGTCGACGAAATCTCGCGCGCCATCCGCGGCGTGGACCATGTCTTCCTGGCGACCGACCCGGATCGCGAGGGGGAGGCGATCGCCTGGCATGTCCAGGAGGTGCTGCGCGAGGCGAAGCTGCTGGACAAGGTCGACGTCCGCCGGGTCACCTTCAACGAGATCACCAAGGGCGCCGTCCTGGACGCCATGAAGCGTCCGCGCGACCTGAACCGCGAGCTGATCGAGGCCTATCTGGCGCGCCGCGCGCTGGACTATCTGGTGGGGTTCACCCTGTCGCCGGTCCTGTGGCGGAAGCTGCCGGGATCGCGGTCGGCCGGGCGCGTCCAGTCCGTGGCGCTGCGGCTGATCTGCGAGCGCGAGGCCGAGATCGAGGTCTTCAAGCCGCAGGAATACTGGTCGATCGAGGTCGTCTTCCAAACCGCCGGGGGCGCCCAGGTCAGGGCGCGGCTGACCCAGCTGGACGGCAAGCGGCTGGACAAGTTCGCGCTGGGCGAGGCCGGCGTCGCGAACGCGGTGGTCGAGCGGCTGAAGCCGCTGAGCTACGCCGTCCATTCGGTCGAGCACAAGCAGGTCAAGCGGAACCCCTACCCGCCCTTCACGACCTCCACCCTCCAGCAGGAGGCGTCGCGCAAGCTGGGCATGGGCGCCACCCGGACCATGCGGGTCGCCCAGAAGCTTTACGAGGGCGTCGATATCGGCGGCGAGGCGGTCGGCCTGATCACCTACATGCGTACCGACGGCGTCCAGCTTTCCAACGACGCGATCGGACAGGTGCGCGAGCTGATCGGCTCCCAGTACGGCGGCGACTACGTGCCGGACAGCCCCAGGATCTACAAGTCGGCCGCCAAGAACGCCCAGGAGGCGCACGAGGCGATCCGGCCGACCGACCTGCTGCGCCGGCCGGAGGATGTCGCCCACCAGCTCGAGCGGGACGAGCTGCGTCTCTACGAGCTGATCTGGAAGCGGACCGTCGCCTCGCAGATGGAAAGCGCCGTGCTCGACCAGGTGGCGGTGGACATCGCGTCGTCGGACGGCAAGGCGGTGCTGCGGGCGACCGGCTCGGTCGTGCTGTTCGACGGCTTCCTCCGGGTCTACCAGGAGGAGCGCGACGACTCGGTGGACGAGAAGCTCGCCGCCGAAGACGAGGCCGAGGCGCGGTTGCCGCCGGTCAAGGAAGGCGACGCGATGAAGCGCGGCGCCGTCGATGCCGAGCAGCATTTCACCCAGCCGCCGCCCCGCTACACCGAGGCGAGCCTGGTGAAGAAGCTGGAGGAGCTGGGCATCGGCCGGCCGTCGACCTATGCCAGCATCATGCAGGTGCTCCAGGACCGCGACTATGTCGAGCTGGACAAGCGGCGCTTCGTCCCGCAGGACCGCGGACGGCTGGTGACCGCGTTCCTGACCAGCTTCTTCGAGCGCTACGTCGAGTACAACTTCACCGCCGACCTGGAGACCAAGCTGGACGACGTGTCCGGCGGAAGGCTCGACTGGAAGACGGTGCTGCGGGACTTCTGGAAGGCTTTCTCCGCCGCGGTGGAGGGCACCAAGGACCTGACGATCACCCAGGTGATCGACGAGTTGGACAAGGACCTGGGGCCGCACTTCTTCCCCAACACGGCCAAGGACGGCACCGACCCCCGCGTCTGCCCGTCCTGCCACGCCGGCAGGCTCGGCCTGAAGCTGAGCCGGAATGGCGCCTTCATCGGCTGCTCCAACTATCCGGACTGCCGCTACACCCGCTCGCTGGCGGTCGCGACCGGCGACGAGGAGGCCGACGCCCTGGCCGACGGTCCGCGCGAGCTGGGCGACGACCCGGAGACCGGCTTGCCGGTCAGCGTGCGGCGCGGGCCGTACGGCGCCTATGTCCAGCTGGGGCCGCGCCGCGAGGCGGCTCCGCCGGTCGAGGTGGCGGCGCCCGAGCCGGAGCCCGAGGCCGGAGCCAAGAAGACCAAGGGCAAGGCCAAGGCGAAGCCCAAGGCCGAGGTGGAGAAGCCCAAGCGCGTCTCCCTGCCCAAGGGCATGTCGCCGACCGAGATCGACCTGGAGACCGCGCTGAAGCTGCTGGCGCTGCCGCGCGACGTCGGGCCGCATCCGGAGACCAAGGACATGATCACGGCCGGCATCGGCCGGTTCGGGCCCTACCTGAAGCTCGGTTCGACCTACAAGTCCTTGGCCCCGGACGACGACGTGCTGACCATCGGGCTTAACCGGGCGGTCGTGCTGCTGGCGGAAGCCAAGAAGGGGCCGGCCCAGGTGCCCGGCCGCGCCCTCGGCGACCATCCGCGCGACGGCAAGCCGGTGAGCCTCAACAACGGCCGGTTCGGTCCCTATGTGAAGCACGGCAAGCTGATGGCGTCGCTGCCCAAGGCGATGGTCCCCAACGCCGAGGAGCTGACCCTGCAGCAGGCGATCGAGCTGCTGGACGCCAAGGCGGCCAAGGACGGCGGCAAGGCCCCGGCGGCGAAGGGCAAGGCCGCCAAGGCGGCTCCCGAGGAAAAAACGAAGGACGCCGAGGCAGCCCCG
- a CDS encoding DUF192 domain-containing protein yields the protein MAAAIIRTFTLVLLLVAAGQGSLSAAETFRTDRLVIETASGGKFPFAIEIAETPRQMAQGLMFRETMAPDAGMLFILPQLQTMSMWMKNTFIPLDMVFIGPDGRIVNIHENAVPQSLDTISSAGQVKGVLEINGGMAARLGIRAGDRVVHPAFQQQG from the coding sequence ATGGCTGCCGCGATCATCCGAACCTTCACCCTCGTCCTGCTGCTGGTTGCGGCCGGTCAGGGCTCCCTGTCCGCCGCGGAGACGTTCCGCACCGACCGACTGGTGATCGAGACCGCCTCGGGCGGCAAATTCCCCTTCGCGATCGAAATCGCCGAGACTCCGCGCCAGATGGCGCAGGGGCTGATGTTCCGCGAGACCATGGCGCCCGACGCCGGCATGCTGTTCATCCTGCCGCAGCTTCAGACCATGTCCATGTGGATGAAGAACACCTTCATCCCGCTGGACATGGTGTTCATCGGCCCCGACGGCCGGATCGTGAACATCCACGAGAACGCGGTGCCCCAGTCGCTGGACACCATCAGTTCCGCGGGCCAGGTCAAGGGCGTGCTGGAGATCAACGGCGGCATGGCCGCCCGGCTGGGCATCCGCGCCGGCGACCGGGTGGTCCACCCGGCCTTCCAGCAGCAGGGCTGA
- a CDS encoding ABC transporter ATP-binding protein has protein sequence MHDLVRPTVSAHPPSIGVRIERARLTYGGARLFDGLDFELEGGRCTCLLGPSGVGKTTLLRLIAGLADPEPPTVLAAEDGKPLDGRVAYMAQQDLLLPWLGALDNVLLGPRLRGEAVGAALADRARGLLDAVGLGDRLQARPAELSGGMRQRVALARTLMEDRPVVLMDEPFSALDAITRLRLQELAAGLLAGKTVLLVTHDPLEALRIGHRIHVMAGQPAEIGPAISPEGSPPRPADDPALLARQAELLRRLSS, from the coding sequence ATGCACGACCTCGTGCGGCCGACCGTGTCGGCCCATCCTCCCAGCATCGGCGTGAGAATTGAGCGGGCCCGCCTGACCTATGGCGGCGCGCGGCTGTTCGACGGCCTGGATTTCGAGCTCGAAGGCGGCCGCTGCACCTGCCTGCTCGGGCCGAGCGGCGTCGGCAAGACCACGCTGCTTCGGCTGATCGCCGGGCTGGCCGATCCGGAGCCGCCCACGGTCCTGGCGGCGGAGGACGGAAAGCCGCTGGACGGCCGGGTCGCCTACATGGCTCAGCAGGACCTGCTGCTGCCCTGGCTGGGCGCGCTGGACAACGTGCTGCTGGGGCCGAGGCTGCGCGGCGAGGCGGTGGGCGCCGCCCTGGCGGACCGGGCGCGCGGGCTGCTCGACGCGGTCGGGCTGGGCGACCGGCTGCAAGCCCGGCCGGCGGAGCTGTCGGGCGGCATGCGCCAGCGGGTGGCCCTGGCCCGCACCCTGATGGAGGACCGTCCCGTCGTGCTGATGGACGAGCCCTTCTCGGCCCTGGACGCGATCACCCGGCTCAGGCTCCAGGAACTGGCGGCCGGGCTGCTGGCGGGGAAGACGGTGCTTCTGGTCACCCACGACCCGCTGGAGGCGCTTCGCATCGGACATCGGATCCATGTGATGGCGGGACAGCCGGCGGAAATCGGGCCGGCGATCTCGCCCGAGGGTTCGCCGCCGCGGCCGGCCGACGATCCGGCGCTTCTGGCGCGGCAGGCCGAGCTGCTGCGGCGGCTGTCATCATGA